Proteins encoded together in one Prochlorococcus marinus str. MIT 9211 window:
- the trpS gene encoding tryptophan--tRNA ligase translates to MKKKRVLSGVQPTGALHIGNWLGAIRNWVDLQEDHETLVCVVDLHAITVPHNREDLAKNTLSTAALYVACGMDPKICSIFVQSHVKAHSELCWLLNCVTPLNWMERMIQFKEKALKQGDNVSIGLLDYPVLMAADILLYDTDLVPVGEDQKQHLELARDIAQQRINSRFAKGDQVILKVPQPLIMKEGAKIMSLCDGKSKMSKSDPNENSRISLLDSAELITKKIKRAKTDAQIGLEAGNTNRPEADNLLGIYALVRGIGKEKALEELGDMGWGKFKPILTEAIINALSPIQNNYYELINDREELNNMLQQGKERADEISNATIKRVKEALGFLTSI, encoded by the coding sequence GTGAAAAAGAAACGAGTTCTTTCAGGGGTTCAACCAACAGGGGCTCTTCATATTGGAAATTGGCTTGGAGCTATTCGTAACTGGGTAGACCTACAGGAAGATCATGAAACTCTTGTCTGCGTAGTTGATTTACACGCAATAACAGTTCCTCATAACCGCGAGGACTTAGCCAAAAATACTTTATCTACCGCAGCACTATATGTCGCCTGTGGAATGGACCCAAAGATTTGTTCAATATTTGTCCAAAGCCATGTAAAAGCACACTCTGAGCTTTGTTGGCTATTGAATTGCGTAACACCATTAAATTGGATGGAGAGAATGATTCAATTCAAAGAAAAAGCTTTAAAGCAAGGAGACAATGTATCAATTGGGCTTTTAGATTATCCAGTTTTAATGGCTGCAGATATTCTGCTTTATGACACTGATCTAGTTCCAGTTGGAGAAGATCAGAAACAACATTTAGAGTTGGCAAGAGATATTGCACAGCAAAGAATAAATTCCCGTTTTGCAAAAGGAGATCAAGTAATACTTAAAGTTCCGCAGCCCTTAATAATGAAAGAGGGAGCAAAGATAATGAGTCTTTGTGATGGTAAAAGTAAAATGAGCAAGAGCGATCCAAATGAAAATAGTAGAATTTCACTGTTAGATTCAGCAGAACTTATTACAAAGAAGATTAAGAGAGCAAAAACTGATGCCCAGATAGGCTTAGAGGCAGGAAATACAAATAGGCCAGAAGCAGATAATTTACTAGGAATATATGCTTTGGTAAGAGGGATAGGAAAAGAAAAAGCTCTAGAAGAGCTTGGAGATATGGGATGGGGTAAATTCAAACCAATTCTGACAGAGGCCATAATTAATGCTCTCAGCCCAATACAAAATAATTATTATGAACTTATTAATGATCGCGAAGAGTTAAATAACATGCTTCAACAAGGCAAGGAAAGAGCAGATGAAATTTCCAATGCAACAATTAAAAGAGTGAAAGAAGCTCTTGGATTCTTAACTTCAATTTAA
- the thrS gene encoding threonine--tRNA ligase: MPIITLPDGTKKEFSGSITIADIASDIGPGLASAAIAGKVNQDLVDISIPIDYDAEIKIITAKDKEGVEIIRHSFAHLIGHAVKQLYPDAKMAIGPIIEDGFYYDISYSKTFTPEDLARIEERIKDLIKLNYDVVVEIVSRDKALNTFKDRNEPYKVEIINNIPEGETIKLYKHQEYIDMCRGPHVPNTKHLNSFKLMRVSGAYWRGDSDNEMLQRIYGTAWANKKDLKAYINRLEEAEKRDHRKIGKKMDLFHTQEEAPGMVFWHPNGWSIYQVLEKYIRDVLNNNYYQEVKTPQAVDRSLWEKSGHWDKFKDDMFTTTSENREYAIKPMNCPCHIQIFNQGLKSYRDLPIRLAEFGSCHRNEPSGALHGLMRVRNFVQDDAHIFCTEAQVQSEVSNFIDLVFEVYKSFGFNEIIIKLSTRPKKRVGSEFIWDKSEKALSEALNSKGLDWSYLPGEGAFYGPKIEFSLKDCLNRVWQCGTIQVDFSMPSRLEAKYIDEKGEKKEPVMLHRAILGSFERFIGILIENYAGNFPVWLAPVQIIVMGITDRNSSCCESLTTKLINKGYRVKLDLRNEKIGFKIREHTLNRIPYLLIIGDKEEKEGKIAVRTREGNDMGSISLEEFLVILNKSISLKGRFD, encoded by the coding sequence ATGCCAATAATAACATTGCCAGATGGAACAAAAAAAGAATTTTCAGGATCAATTACTATTGCAGATATAGCTAGTGACATTGGTCCTGGCCTTGCTAGCGCAGCAATCGCTGGCAAAGTCAATCAAGATCTTGTCGATATATCTATACCAATAGATTATGATGCAGAGATAAAAATAATTACCGCTAAAGATAAAGAGGGAGTTGAAATTATACGTCATTCCTTTGCTCATCTTATAGGACATGCTGTTAAACAATTATACCCTGACGCAAAAATGGCAATAGGTCCTATTATTGAAGATGGTTTTTATTATGATATCTCTTACAGCAAAACATTTACCCCTGAGGATTTGGCCCGAATTGAAGAAAGGATTAAAGACCTTATAAAGCTTAATTATGATGTAGTAGTTGAAATTGTTTCTAGAGATAAGGCACTAAACACATTCAAAGATAGAAACGAACCATACAAAGTAGAAATAATTAATAATATACCTGAAGGTGAAACAATAAAGCTATACAAGCATCAAGAGTATATTGATATGTGCAGAGGCCCACATGTACCTAATACTAAACATTTAAATTCATTCAAGCTTATGAGAGTCTCAGGAGCTTATTGGCGAGGGGATTCAGATAATGAAATGCTACAAAGGATATATGGAACTGCTTGGGCAAACAAAAAAGATCTCAAAGCCTATATAAATAGGCTTGAGGAAGCTGAAAAGAGAGACCATAGAAAAATAGGTAAAAAAATGGACCTATTTCATACCCAAGAAGAAGCACCAGGCATGGTGTTCTGGCACCCAAATGGATGGTCTATTTATCAAGTTTTAGAGAAATATATACGTGATGTACTAAATAATAATTACTACCAAGAAGTTAAAACTCCTCAAGCTGTTGACAGATCATTATGGGAAAAGTCAGGTCATTGGGATAAGTTCAAAGATGATATGTTTACAACAACATCAGAGAACCGAGAATATGCAATAAAACCAATGAACTGCCCATGCCATATACAGATTTTTAATCAAGGACTTAAAAGTTATAGAGATCTTCCTATAAGACTAGCTGAATTTGGATCATGTCACAGAAATGAACCTTCAGGTGCGCTCCATGGACTAATGAGAGTAAGAAACTTTGTGCAAGATGATGCGCATATTTTTTGTACTGAAGCTCAAGTACAATCTGAGGTTAGTAACTTCATTGATTTAGTTTTTGAAGTATATAAGTCTTTTGGCTTCAATGAGATAATAATAAAGTTATCAACAAGGCCAAAGAAAAGAGTTGGAAGTGAATTTATTTGGGACAAATCAGAGAAGGCATTATCTGAAGCCCTTAATTCAAAAGGTCTAGATTGGTCATATCTGCCTGGAGAAGGTGCTTTTTATGGCCCCAAAATAGAGTTTTCATTGAAAGATTGTCTAAACAGAGTATGGCAATGCGGTACCATTCAGGTTGATTTCTCTATGCCATCAAGACTAGAAGCAAAATATATTGATGAAAAGGGAGAGAAGAAAGAGCCTGTAATGCTTCATAGAGCAATTCTAGGTTCATTTGAAAGATTTATTGGCATATTAATAGAAAATTACGCTGGTAATTTTCCTGTTTGGTTGGCTCCAGTTCAAATAATTGTAATGGGCATTACTGATAGGAATTCCTCTTGTTGCGAAAGTCTAACTACTAAATTAATAAACAAAGGTTATAGGGTAAAATTAGATCTAAGAAATGAAAAAATAGGCTTTAAGATACGCGAGCATACATTAAATAGGATCCCATACTTGCTAATAATAGGAGATAAGGAAGAAAAAGAAGGTAAAATAGCTGTAAGGACTAGAGAGGGTAATGATATGGGCTCTATCAGCCTAGAAGAGTTTTTAGTTATATTAAACAAGTCAATATCTCTTAAGGGGAGGTTTGATTAA
- a CDS encoding glucokinase: MNLLAGDIGGTKTLLGVYKNDGAVCKLFHKHYYSNHWESFEQILKDFIANIPERIEKPKYGCIAVAGQEIDGSIRMTNLPWKLNNENLCKIALLKQLSLINDFSVLVYGIPFLKETQYIKLQLPRTKQNCFSKKNFAVIGAGTGLGIARGITTSTGVISLPSEGGHKEFAPRTQNEWELTNWLKEDLKINRVSIERIVSGTGLGNIARWRLMKQDSKSHPLRIKAENYPIEGDNDLPEEVAKYAKNSDPIMNEVLNIWLSAYGSVIGDLALQELCYGGLWIGGGTASKHLDGFSSDTFKSAIRNKGRFSRFIDELPIMALTDKEVGLFCAACKAHLIAESNVKLGT; this comes from the coding sequence ATGAATCTTTTAGCAGGTGATATAGGTGGTACAAAGACACTTCTAGGTGTTTATAAAAATGATGGAGCTGTCTGTAAATTATTTCACAAACATTATTATTCCAATCATTGGGAAAGTTTCGAACAAATACTTAAAGATTTTATAGCTAATATTCCAGAACGAATTGAGAAGCCAAAGTATGGATGCATAGCTGTTGCAGGTCAGGAAATAGATGGGTCAATCAGAATGACCAACCTGCCATGGAAATTAAATAATGAAAATTTATGCAAAATTGCTTTACTTAAGCAATTGTCCTTAATTAATGATTTCTCTGTTTTAGTTTATGGAATACCATTCTTAAAAGAGACTCAATATATAAAACTCCAATTACCCAGGACAAAGCAAAATTGTTTTTCGAAGAAAAACTTTGCAGTTATAGGAGCAGGAACTGGTCTTGGCATCGCAAGAGGTATTACAACATCGACAGGTGTCATATCACTTCCAAGTGAAGGAGGTCATAAAGAATTTGCACCGCGAACTCAAAATGAATGGGAACTAACCAATTGGCTAAAAGAAGACCTAAAAATAAATAGAGTTTCTATAGAAAGAATAGTTAGCGGAACTGGACTAGGAAATATAGCTCGATGGAGACTTATGAAACAAGACTCAAAATCGCACCCTTTAAGGATAAAAGCAGAGAATTACCCAATTGAAGGAGATAATGATCTTCCAGAAGAAGTAGCTAAATATGCCAAAAATAGTGATCCCATAATGAATGAAGTATTAAATATTTGGCTTAGCGCCTATGGATCAGTAATTGGGGATCTAGCTTTACAAGAACTATGCTATGGAGGCTTATGGATTGGTGGAGGAACTGCTTCAAAGCATCTGGATGGATTCTCTTCGGATACATTTAAATCTGCGATAAGAAACAAAGGGAGGTTTTCAAGATTTATTGATGAACTTCCGATAATGGCATTAACAGATAAAGAGGTTGGCCTATTTTGCGCAGCATGCAAAGCTCATTTAATAGCCGAATCGAATGTCAAACTAGGTACATAA
- the thrB gene encoding homoserine kinase, whose protein sequence is MVQPVIGKKVYVEVPSTTANIGPGFDCLGAALDLKNIFTIQRIEGDGERFELIMESTEGNHLRGGPENLFYRAAHRVWKTAEVEPFALEARVRLAVPPARGLGSSATAIVAGLVGANALIDCPLSKEKLLELAIDIEGHPDNVVPSLLGGLCFTAKGNSGQWRIVRCEWDSSIKAVVAIPSLRLSTSEARRVMPKTVPIGDAVRNLGLLTLLLNGLRTGKEDLIAEGMHDRLHEPYRWKLIKGGLAVREAAIKAGALGCAISGAGPSILALYKEGAGKLISQSMVKAWEAEGVASRAPLLNLQTLGSSWTSKDL, encoded by the coding sequence ATGGTTCAGCCGGTCATAGGTAAAAAAGTATATGTGGAAGTACCCTCCACCACCGCCAATATTGGTCCTGGGTTTGATTGCTTAGGTGCAGCATTAGACCTAAAAAACATTTTTACCATTCAAAGGATTGAAGGTGATGGCGAAAGATTTGAATTAATAATGGAAAGCACAGAAGGTAACCACCTACGTGGTGGGCCAGAGAACCTCTTTTATCGAGCAGCACACAGGGTTTGGAAAACAGCAGAGGTAGAACCATTCGCACTGGAAGCTAGGGTGAGACTTGCAGTTCCTCCAGCGCGTGGACTAGGCAGCAGTGCCACAGCAATAGTGGCTGGACTAGTTGGTGCTAATGCTTTAATTGATTGCCCTTTAAGCAAAGAGAAACTTCTTGAACTTGCTATTGACATCGAAGGGCACCCAGACAATGTTGTTCCATCATTGCTAGGTGGTCTTTGCTTCACTGCTAAAGGGAATTCAGGGCAATGGAGAATTGTCAGATGTGAATGGGATAGTTCTATAAAAGCTGTTGTAGCAATACCTTCTTTGAGATTGAGTACTAGCGAAGCAAGACGTGTCATGCCGAAAACAGTTCCTATTGGAGATGCAGTTAGGAATCTAGGCTTACTAACACTTCTGCTAAATGGCCTAAGGACTGGTAAAGAAGACCTGATTGCAGAAGGGATGCATGATCGTTTACACGAACCATATAGATGGAAATTAATCAAAGGAGGACTTGCAGTTCGTGAGGCAGCAATAAAGGCAGGGGCTCTTGGCTGTGCAATTAGTGGCGCAGGACCAAGCATATTAGCCCTCTACAAAGAAGGGGCTGGAAAACTTATTAGTCAATCTATGGTGAAAGCCTGGGAAGCAGAAGGTGTTGCCAGTAGAGCCCCGCTGCTTAACCTCCAAACCCTAGGGAGTTCATGGACCTCCAAAGACTTATGA
- a CDS encoding NAD(P)H-quinone oxidoreductase subunit 4, which yields MDSNMLITAGSHSTYHFLSLIVLLPALGALIMQLFNDKENTRPNIHRNIAIGFLSADFLLIVIVFSFLFNKQTSQLQLIERISWLPAIGLEWSLGVDGLSAPLVILSGLITLLAAIASWKITNKPKLYFSLILIQASAQALVFLSQDFLLFFLAWELELVPVYLLIAIWGGKRRLYAATKFILYTALASLLILISGLALALSGSEFTLNLSELTARSASGTFAIFCYLGFLVGFGVKLPIFPLHTWLPDAHGEANAPVSMLLAGILLKMGGYALIRFNVQMFPETHIKLAPALIIIGIVNVIYGALNAFAQDNVKRRIACSSVSHMGFVLLGIGAINALGLSGAMLQMISHGLIAAAMFFVTGSFYERTNTLSIPNMGGLAKVLPITFALFLISSLASLALPGMSGFVSEITVFLGITSQEGFTSIFRSITILIAAIGLVLTPIYLLSMCRRVFFGPRIPALAMVKEMNARELSIGLSLLLPTLIIGFWPRIATDIFENSTNALANTLETQTLISISQALQIS from the coding sequence ATGGACTCAAACATGCTCATAACAGCAGGGTCCCACTCCACATATCACTTCTTGTCCTTAATAGTGTTATTACCAGCACTAGGTGCTCTAATAATGCAATTGTTTAATGATAAAGAAAATACCAGACCAAATATTCATAGAAACATTGCGATAGGCTTTCTATCGGCAGATTTTTTACTAATAGTTATTGTTTTTAGTTTCTTATTTAACAAGCAAACTAGTCAACTACAATTAATCGAAAGAATTAGCTGGTTACCTGCTATAGGGCTTGAATGGTCACTAGGAGTAGATGGCCTATCAGCCCCACTTGTAATATTAAGTGGTTTAATAACTCTTCTAGCTGCAATTGCAAGCTGGAAAATAACAAATAAACCCAAGCTTTATTTCTCACTGATACTAATACAAGCTTCTGCCCAAGCTCTAGTATTTTTATCTCAGGATTTCTTACTTTTCTTTCTTGCTTGGGAATTAGAACTTGTTCCTGTATATCTTTTAATCGCTATATGGGGAGGTAAAAGGAGACTTTATGCAGCTACTAAATTTATTCTCTATACAGCATTAGCCTCACTTTTAATACTTATAAGTGGCCTTGCATTAGCTTTGTCTGGTTCAGAGTTCACACTAAACCTATCTGAGCTTACGGCAAGATCAGCTTCTGGAACATTTGCCATTTTTTGTTATTTAGGTTTTCTAGTTGGCTTTGGAGTAAAGCTACCTATATTTCCTCTTCATACTTGGCTACCTGATGCTCATGGCGAAGCCAATGCACCAGTATCTATGCTACTTGCAGGGATTCTCTTAAAAATGGGGGGATATGCACTAATTAGATTTAATGTGCAAATGTTCCCTGAAACTCATATAAAGCTTGCACCTGCTCTTATAATAATTGGAATAGTTAATGTAATTTATGGTGCATTAAATGCATTTGCTCAAGACAATGTAAAACGAAGAATTGCTTGCAGTTCAGTTAGCCATATGGGGTTTGTTTTATTAGGCATTGGAGCAATTAATGCATTAGGTCTAAGTGGTGCCATGTTGCAAATGATAAGTCATGGCCTTATAGCAGCTGCTATGTTTTTTGTGACAGGTTCTTTTTATGAAAGAACTAATACACTGTCAATCCCAAATATGGGTGGCTTAGCAAAAGTACTGCCAATAACTTTTGCTCTCTTTCTGATAAGTTCTTTAGCCTCACTAGCATTACCAGGTATGAGTGGATTTGTAAGTGAGATAACTGTATTTCTTGGTATAACAAGCCAAGAAGGATTTACTTCAATCTTTAGATCTATCACAATATTGATAGCTGCTATTGGACTTGTACTTACTCCTATTTATCTTTTATCAATGTGTAGACGAGTATTCTTTGGCCCAAGGATCCCCGCATTGGCTATGGTTAAAGAAATGAATGCAAGAGAACTCTCAATAGGTTTAAGTTTATTGCTACCAACATTAATCATTGGATTCTGGCCAAGAATTGCGACGGACATATTTGAAAACTCAACAAATGCTCTTGCGAATACCCTTGAGACACAAACCCTAATTTCAATAAGTCAAGCCCTTCAAATAAGTTGA
- a CDS encoding M3 family metallopeptidase produces the protein MSHSKKTPAILVGKGLPNYKEITPKQILKYIPSLLKELSRRFESLERTIETSIEQEDILSWDSLMRPLQEISEQLRWSWGVVAHLNAVCNSEEHRDVYASLQPDIVRFSNRIGQSKNLFKAISILESNEGDILDETQQRIIHTEILSMKQRGVGLEKQQREQFNINSERLAELSTKFGNNVLDATKKWALLITDKSEVKGVPHRILEALAKAAKDSKDMPDDPLNEPTAEEGPWLIGLDMPTYISIITYAESRSLRERVYKAYVSRASSGESNNKGIIEEILIIRNNQARLLGYKNWAEISLDNKMANNVEEIQALLEELRAASIVAAKKEIKQIQDIALRSNAEEGNSLAAWDISYWSEKLKQEQFNLNQEFIRPWFPLPQVLNGLFKLCGRLFDISIKPASENFPRWHEDVSLFDVLDSNGAKIASFYLDPYSRPESKRGGAWMDECLTRDISDKKNIILPVAYLICNQTPPVGDTPSLMSFEEVKTLFHEFGHGLQHMLTTVDYPQAAGINNVEWDAVELPSQFMENWCLDPTTIKEIAKHWETGAPLPEEEFEKLKLNQKFNSGLSTLRQIHFSITDIKLHSQWHKEIGVTPDEMRREIAKTTTVLPPISEDQFLCAFNHIFAGGYAAGYYSYKWAEVLSADAFSAFEEVGLDKLDEIKRIGKRFRETVLSQGGSRHPSEIYKLFRGRPATTKALIRHSGL, from the coding sequence ATGTCCCATTCAAAGAAAACTCCAGCAATCTTGGTCGGCAAAGGATTACCTAATTACAAAGAGATAACGCCAAAACAAATACTTAAATATATTCCTTCTCTACTAAAAGAGCTCTCTAGAAGATTTGAATCCTTAGAAAGAACAATTGAGACATCAATTGAACAAGAAGATATTTTGAGTTGGGATAGTCTGATGAGGCCACTACAAGAAATATCTGAACAGCTTAGATGGAGTTGGGGGGTAGTAGCTCATTTGAATGCTGTGTGTAATTCTGAGGAACACCGAGATGTATACGCTTCACTTCAACCAGATATTGTTCGGTTCTCTAATCGTATAGGCCAAAGCAAAAACTTATTCAAAGCAATTTCAATACTTGAATCTAATGAAGGTGACATATTAGATGAAACTCAGCAGAGAATTATCCATACAGAGATACTCAGCATGAAGCAAAGAGGTGTTGGGCTGGAGAAACAGCAAAGGGAACAATTTAATATAAACAGTGAACGGTTAGCAGAGTTATCTACAAAATTTGGGAACAATGTTCTAGACGCTACCAAAAAATGGGCATTATTAATTACTGATAAATCAGAAGTAAAGGGAGTACCTCATCGAATCCTAGAGGCTTTAGCAAAGGCAGCAAAAGATTCAAAGGATATGCCCGACGACCCTCTGAATGAACCTACAGCTGAGGAAGGACCTTGGCTAATTGGATTAGACATGCCAACCTATATATCTATTATTACTTATGCAGAGAGCAGGTCACTTCGTGAGAGGGTTTACAAGGCTTATGTAAGTAGAGCAAGCAGTGGAGAAAGCAATAATAAAGGAATCATTGAAGAGATTCTCATAATAAGAAACAATCAAGCAAGGCTTTTAGGCTACAAAAACTGGGCCGAGATAAGCCTCGACAATAAAATGGCAAATAATGTAGAAGAAATACAGGCACTTCTTGAAGAGTTGCGAGCAGCCTCAATAGTTGCAGCCAAGAAAGAAATCAAACAAATTCAAGACATTGCTTTAAGAAGTAATGCTGAGGAGGGCAATAGCCTTGCTGCATGGGATATCAGCTATTGGTCAGAGAAACTAAAGCAAGAGCAATTCAACCTAAACCAAGAATTCATCAGGCCATGGTTTCCCCTTCCACAAGTTCTCAATGGACTTTTTAAACTTTGTGGAAGACTTTTTGATATTTCAATTAAACCCGCCAGTGAAAATTTTCCAAGATGGCATGAAGATGTAAGTTTATTTGATGTCTTAGATTCAAATGGTGCAAAGATTGCATCCTTCTATTTAGATCCATACTCAAGGCCTGAAAGTAAGAGAGGTGGTGCGTGGATGGATGAATGCTTAACAAGAGATATATCCGATAAGAAAAATATTATCTTGCCAGTAGCCTATTTAATTTGTAATCAAACACCACCTGTAGGCGACACCCCAAGCCTTATGAGTTTTGAAGAGGTAAAGACTCTTTTCCATGAATTTGGCCATGGACTTCAACATATGCTTACAACAGTTGACTATCCTCAGGCTGCAGGCATTAATAACGTCGAATGGGATGCGGTTGAATTGCCTAGTCAATTCATGGAGAATTGGTGTTTAGATCCAACAACGATTAAAGAAATTGCAAAACACTGGGAAACAGGAGCTCCACTTCCTGAAGAAGAGTTTGAAAAGTTGAAGCTTAATCAGAAATTCAATTCAGGTCTTTCTACACTTAGACAAATTCACTTTTCAATTACGGATATTAAATTGCATAGCCAATGGCACAAAGAGATTGGCGTAACACCAGATGAAATGAGAAGGGAAATAGCGAAAACAACAACAGTCTTGCCACCAATTTCAGAAGATCAATTCTTATGTGCCTTTAATCATATCTTTGCGGGTGGATATGCTGCTGGGTATTATTCATATAAATGGGCAGAAGTTCTTAGTGCAGATGCCTTTTCGGCCTTTGAGGAAGTTGGTTTAGATAAACTAGATGAAATAAAAAGAATAGGCAAACGATTCCGCGAGACGGTACTAAGTCAAGGGGGGAGTAGGCATCCATCAGAAATTTACAAGCTATTCCGTGGTAGACCAGCGACTACAAAGGCACTTATTAGACATTCAGGCCTTTAA
- a CDS encoding esterase/lipase family protein, giving the protein MTLKELTRPVVMVHGLWDSPEIFNPLVNKLDQPPSKIFLPFLPHKLGKVPIRNLAFELHQQISIQFASDVSIDLLGFSMGGLISRVWMHEFGGSTRTKRFFSIGSPQQGTLTAQLVPSSVLAGIADMKLGSELIRSFEKHKPLSRTVECISFFCFSDLMVFPGWRAVLPYGRHKSVPVISHKSLISHKISLDLLADELLTVD; this is encoded by the coding sequence TGAAAGAACTAACCAGGCCAGTTGTTATGGTTCATGGTTTATGGGACAGTCCTGAGATCTTTAACCCACTAGTTAATAAATTGGATCAGCCCCCTTCTAAGATATTTCTACCATTTCTTCCACATAAACTCGGCAAAGTACCGATTCGTAATTTGGCATTTGAGCTTCACCAACAAATCTCTATACAATTTGCTTCAGATGTCTCAATAGACCTTCTTGGGTTTTCAATGGGTGGTCTTATAAGTCGAGTATGGATGCACGAGTTTGGTGGTTCTACACGAACAAAACGTTTCTTTAGTATTGGCAGTCCACAACAAGGTACTTTGACGGCCCAGTTAGTACCTTCTTCTGTCCTTGCTGGAATTGCTGATATGAAGCTAGGAAGTGAATTGATCAGATCTTTCGAAAAACATAAGCCTCTGTCAAGAACCGTAGAATGTATTAGCTTTTTTTGTTTCTCTGATTTAATGGTTTTCCCAGGGTGGCGAGCAGTTCTTCCCTATGGGAGGCACAAATCTGTTCCAGTTATTTCTCATAAATCTTTAATATCCCATAAAATATCATTGGATTTATTAGCAGACGAATTATTAACTGTGGATTAA